The Catharus ustulatus isolate bCatUst1 chromosome 25, bCatUst1.pri.v2, whole genome shotgun sequence genome contains the following window.
TTCTTGGGAAGCAGAGTTTAGGGTTTAAATTCCCAGTTTAGGGctgaaaatgggaattctgaaATGGTTCAGAGGCTGATCCCTGACGTGGAACGGGAGGGTCAGCTGTGCTAACCCTGTTTTAAGCTGGATTTTCAAGGAATCCACATCAAGACATCCaaaatgggggtttttttgtttgagtttttttggttttttggttttttgggttttttttgtggggatgCTGAGGGTTTGGGATCACCCCTCaccctctcctctgctccacACCAGGCTGGTGGCCCGGGAGATGGCTCGAGTCCACGCCATCCACGCCAACGGGAGCCTGCCCAGACCCATCCTGTGGCAGAAGCTGCACAAATACCTCAGCCTGGTGAAgacagagctcagcccaaaggTATCCGAGCCCAGGTAAAGGCAGAGGGACCCCAGAGAGCCGGGCAAGGCCTCGggcaccccctgcccacccagcctggggctgggcaggagcggggggcagagccctggtgccCAGGTAAAGCCTctgaggggattgggggtgggaggggggctGGATCACACCAAGGGATCTGGGGGTGGATCCTCTCAGGGATCTGGGGATGGAATCTGGGGCTGGATCACACCCAGGGATCTGGGGATGGAATCTGGGGATGGAATCTGGAGATGGATCACACCAAGGGATCTGGAGATGGATCCTCTCAGGGATCTGGGACTGGGAGTGGGGCTGGATCACACCaagggatgtggggatgggaggggggCTGGATGACACCAAGGGATCTGGGGCTGGATCACACCAAGGGATCTGGGGATGGAATCTGGGGATGGAATCTGGAGATGGATCACACCAAGGGATCTGGGGATGGAATCTGGGGATGGAATCTGGAGATGGATCACACCAAGGGATCTGGGGCTAGGATTTGGGCTGGATCACATCAAGGGATCTGGGGATGAATCCCAccaagggatttggggatggaatCTGGGGCTGGATCACACCAAGGGATCTGGGGATGGATCCCACcaagggatttggggctggatcccTCTCAGGGATCTGGGGCTGGATCACACCAAGGGATCTGGGAGTGAGTTTGGGGCTGGATCCCTCTCCATTATCTGGGGATATGTTTGGGGCTGGATCCCTCTCAGAGatctggggctgggattggggctggatCCCACCAGGGGATCTGGGGCTGAGTTTGAGGCTGGATCCCTCTCAGTTATCTGGGGCTGGATCCCACCAAGGGATCTCGGAGTGAATTTGGGGCTGGATCCCTCTCCATTATCTGGGGATATGTTTGGAGCTGGATCCCTCTCAGAGATCTGGgcctgggtttggggctggatccCTCTCAGGTatctggggctgggtttggggctggatccctctcagagccccaggagcagctccagccccttcctgctggcagttttgggaggatttcagcttttttggagctctgggatgtgtctgTGCAGCATCCAGGCAGGATCCAGCTGGAGCCACAGCCTCCCACTGCTGTACCaaccctcttcctcctcctcctcctcctcttcctcctcctcctcctccgggGAATCTCAGCCCAGAATAAACCCAAACCCAATCCCTGCTGAGCTGATGATGAAACCCAGACACCCAGCCTCGATTCAAACCCCCAGTTCCCACTCCCAAGCGTTTTTTGGGGCACAGAGGCGAGGGTTGGGGTGTCAGGGAAGGCTTTGGGCAGCCCCAAGAGGCGGAGCAGGTGAACGAACCCCCAGGCAGGGCAATCATTAACCCTGGCAGGAGCCAGCTCGGTTTTTCTCAGACTTTACCCACCCTGCGCCTTCAGCACGGCCAATTAGGCAATCATTAACGAGCTCTCTTCTTGGAAGCCTCGCTCCTGAGGTTACCGGAGTCCAAAACATCCCCCGGGCCCCGGGGGAGTGTTGGGAGTGgcctgggtgggtttggggattgGGCCCGGGAGTTTTTGGGGATTAGGTTGAGGTGTGGTGGCTGCCTGGGTACCAAACGTGGCCCCCAAAGCCAAAATCAGGCATTGCTCCGTGTCGTTGATGGGGTTGTTTGTAAGGCACCAGAGGGGAGTCGGGGGAATTCTGCCCCTGAGTCCCCAGGGAAACAAAATCCTGTCCCTGAGTCCCCAGGAAAGTGCTGGAAACCAGGGAAACACCTCAGTCCCCAAGGAAGTGCTGGAAGATGGGGAAATTCTGGCCCTGAGcacacaggaaaatgaaatgttgcccctgagcccccagagAAGCACTGGAAACTGGGGAAATTCTGCCCCTGAGCCCCAGGGAAATGCAATTTatcccctgagcccccagggaAGCAAAATTCTGTCCCTGAGCCCTCAGGGAAGCACTGGAAACTGGGGAAATTCTTCCCCTGAACCCCAAGGAAGTGCTGGAAGCTGGGAAAATTCTGCCCCTGAGCCCCAGGGAAATGAAATTCTGCCCCTGAGCCCCTAGAGAAGTGCTGGAAACTGGGGAAATTCTGCCCCTGAGcacacaggaaaatgaaattctgcCCCTGAGCCCCCAAGGAAATGCAATTTATCCCCTGAGCCCCTGGGGAAGCACTGGAAAGTGGGGAAATTCTGCTCCTGAACCCTTAGAGAAATGTGATTctgcccctgagcccccagggaAACAAAATTCTGCCCCTGAGCCTCCAAGGAAGTGCTGGAAGATGGGAAAATTCTGCCCCTGAGCCCCAGGGAAATGAAATTctgcccctgagcccccagagAAGTGCTGGAAACGGGGGAAATTCTGCCCCTGAGTcccaaagaaatgaaattctgtccctgagcccctcagggAAACAAAATTCTGCCCCTGAGCCTCTAAGGAAGTGCTGGAAACTGGGAAAATTCtacccctgagcccctcagggAAATGAAATTCTGCCCCTGAGTCCCAGGGAAATGAAATTCTGCCCCTGAGCTCTTAGAGAAATGTGATTCTGCCCCTGAACCCCCAGGGAAGCACTGGAAACTGGGGAAATTCTGCCCCTGATCCCCTAGAGAAATGTAATTCtacccctgagcccctcagggAAATGAAATTCTGTCCCTGAGCCCTCAGGGAAGCACTGGAAACTGGGGAAATTCTCCCCCTGAACCCCAAGGAAGTGCTGGATACTGGGGAAACGTCAAAGCTCCCAAGGAATTGCTGGAAGCTGGGAAAATTctgcccctgagcccctcagggAAATGAAATTCTGCCCCTGAGCCTCCAGGGAAGCACTGGAAACTGGGGAAATTCTGCCCCTGAGcacacaggaaaatgaaattctgcCCCTGAGCTCCCAAGGAAATGCAATTTATCCCCTGAGCCCCCGGGGAAGCACTGGAAACTGGGGAAATTCTGCTCCTGAACCCTTAGAGAAATGTGATTctgcccctgagcccccagggaAACAAAATTCTGCCCCTGAGCCTCCAAGGAAGCGCTGGAAGCTGGGAAAATTCTGCCCCTGAGcacacaggaaaatgaaattctgcccctgagcccccagagAAGAGCTGGAAACGGGGGAAATTCTGCCCCTGAGTcccaaagaaatgaaattctgcccctgagcccccagggaagtgctggaaGCTGGGAAAATTCTGCCCCTGAGcacacaggaaaatgaaattctgcCCCTGAACCCCTAGAGAAATGTGATTCTGCCCCTGAGtccccagggaagtgctggaaACCAGGCAAAcaccatccccaaaccccaggggaggctccccaggagcagcagcgaTGCCACCCCGTCCCTTTTGTGTCCCTTTTGTCCCCGCAGGCTCCCTGAGGACGTGCCCAGCCCCGAGgcgctgcagcaggagctgctctggatgcagGAGACGCTGTCGCAGCTGGGCTCGCCCGTGGTGCTGTGCCACAACGACCTCCTGTGCAAGAACATCATCTACGACAGCTCACGGGGTGTGTGCGGGcccgggggtgtccctgggggtgtcacctcggtccccccacccccctcctgACGGGTTTTGTCCCCGCAGGGCGCGTTCGCTTCATTGATTACGAGTACACGGGGTACAACTACCAAGCGTTCGACATCGGCAACCACTTCAACGAGTTCGCAGgttggggagggtggggagcgCCTGAGGGCTGcaaatgtccccaaactgtCCTGGCGTGTCCCCACACTggcctggggtgtccccagactGCCCTGGAGTGGCCCCAAACTGCCCTGGGGTGGCTCCAGACTGACCAAGGGTGTGCCCATCATggtctggggtgtccccaaactgGCCTGGAGTGTGCCCATCATGGTCGGGGGTGGTCCCAAACTGTTCTGGGGGTCCCCAAACTGGCCTGAGGTGGCTCCAGACTGACCAAGGGTGTCCCCACACTggcctggggtgtccccagactgccctggagtgtccccaaacTGGACTAGGGTGTGCCCATCCTGGTCTGGGGGGTCCCCAAActgccctggggtgtccctaGACGGACCAAGGGTGTGCCCATCCTGCCCTGGAATGTCCCTAGACTGGCCAAGGGTGTGCCCATCATGGTCAGGGGTGGTCCCAAACTGCCCTGGGGTGGCCCCAAACTGTTCTGGGGGTCCCCAAACTGCCCTGGGGTGGTCCCAAACTGTCCTGGAGGGTCCCCAGACTGGCCAAACATGTGCCCAAACTGGCCTGGGGTGGCCCCAGACTGGCCTAGGGTGTGCCCATCCTggcctggggtgtccccaaactgtCCTGGAGGGTCCCCAGACTGGCCAAGGGTGTACCCATCACGgtttgggatgtccccaaacTGCCCTAGGGCTCCACAAACtgccccagggtgtccccagactGGCCAAGGGTGTGCTCATCATggtctggggtgtccccaaactgCCCTAGGGCTCCCCAAACTGCCCTGGGGTGGccccaaactcccccaggaTGTCTCCAGACTGTCCTGGGTGTCTCCATCCTGGTCTGAGGTGTCCCCAGACTACCCTGGagtgtccccatcctgctctggAGTGTCCCCAAACTGCCCTGGGGTGTCCTCAAACTGTCCTGGGGCTCCCCAAACTGCCCTGGGTTGGCCCAAACTCCCCCAGGATGTCTCCAGACTGTCCTGAGTGTCCCCATCCTGGTCTGGGGTGGCCCCAAActgccctggggtgtccccaaactcccccagtGTCTCCAGACtgtcctgggtgtccccatCTTGCTCTGAGATGTCCCCAAATTGCCCTGGGATGTCCTTCTCATggtctggggtgtccccagactGCCCTGAGGGtctccatcctgccctggggtgtccccagattgccctggagtgtccccagactgccctggagtgtccccaaactgccctggagtgtccccaaattgccctggggtgtccccaaactgccccagggTGTCTCCAAACTGGGGGTGGAGAAGGGAGTTAAATTCCCAGTCCCTGGTGGGAAATGGGGTCTGCTATtactgggatggagaagggacTTTTATATCCCAGTCCAGGGTGGGAAATGGggtctccccatccctgggtgtggagAAGGAAGCCACACCCCAAATCCTACAGCAGGAAacggggctgtccctgctcagagcgGGGTCTGTGCTGCTCATGGGCACCAGGAcacccctggctgtgctctcctcGCTTTTCCATGGAGAATCCAaaccctccctgtcccctccccgtgtcccctgtgtccccaggtgtgaaGGAGGTGGATTATGGCCTCTACCCCAGCAAGGAGATgcagctgcagtggctgcacTCCTACCTGCAGGCCTACAAGGAGctcacccagggacacccaggggacgCCCAGGTGGccgaggaggagctggaaaatcTCTACGTGCAAGTGAACAAATTCTCCTTGGTGAGTGTGGAGCTGGAAGGAGCCAGCCTCGCTCCAGGGCTGAAAACACAACCCAGGGGATGagatttcctctgctctggggaggatggggctgcaggtgccagcctgggaggttggggacattggggacaggctgtgccagggggcACTGAGACCCTGGGCAAGGTCCCAGgggtgtgctggggacagcaggggtgTGCTGGGGGTGTGTCCATGGCCTTGGGCAGCCCTTCAGAGGGGACAGCACCGCCTGGGGTGAGGAAATCCTCTGTGGAAACTGCCAGGGGCGGCCCCAGCTGATGTTCTGGAAAGTTCAGGTGAAATATCCTCTGGtttcctggctggagctgccaggggggcagcacaggggtggcacagaaatcccagtgactgtccctgtcacaaccctgggaattccagctgctgcagggcatgAAAATCGTGGTGTGggccagtgtccctgtcccaagAGTGTCTCTGTCCcatcagtgtccctgtcccacctcccCTGATCCTTGCTGTGCCCGTTTCAGGCCTCCCATTTCCTCTGGGCGTGCTGGGGCCTGATCCAGGATAAATACTCGACCATAGACTTTAATTTCTTAAGGTGAGTTCAGCTCGGTTACTGCCAGGGGGAAatgagaggggcaggaggatcCTGGTGGGCCCTGGGGAGGATCCTATGGGAAGATCCCAGGGAAGGTCCTGGGGATGATCCTGATGGTCCCATGGGAGGATCCTGGGGAGGATCCTGGGGAGGATCCCAGGGAGGATCCCAGGGATCCCTGGGGAGGATCCCAGTTATCCCATGGGAGGATCCTGGGGAGGATCCTGGCAGTCCCTGGGGACAATTCTGGGGAGGATCCTGGTGGTCCCATGGGAGGACCCTATGGGAATATCCCAGGGAGGATCCTGGGGATGATTccaggggtctctggggtggATCTTGGGGAGGATCCCAGGGAGAATCCCAGTGGTCCCTGGGGAGGATCCTATGGGAAGGTCCTGGGGAAGATCCCAGTTATCCCATGGGAGGATCCTGGGGAGGATCCTGGCACTCCCTGGAGACAATTCTGGGGAGGATCCCAGTTATCCCATGGGATGATCCTGGGGAGGATCCTGGCAGTCCCTGGAGTGGATCCTGGCAGTCCCTGGGGACAATTCTGGGGAGAATCCCAGTGGTCCCATGGGAGGATCCTGGGGAAGATCCCAGGGACAATCCCAGTTATCCCATGGGAGGATCCTGGCAgtccctggagcagatcctGGTGGTCCCTGTGGAGGATTTCCGTGGTCCCTGTGCAGGATTTCCGTGGTCCCTGTGCAGGATTTCCGTGGTCCCTGGTGACACAGCGGCTCAgagctctcccttctccctttcccagaTATGCAAAGCTAAGGTTTAAACAATACTTCAAGATGAAGCCGGTGGTCTCAGCCCTGCAGGTCCCCAAATAGGCGCCACCCCGAGCTCTTCTGTCCCGGCCGTGTCCTCGCAGCCCCCTCACCCctccaggggctggggcagctcctgtgctggcaaGGGGGCCAAGAGGAGCCCTGACCCGGCCGGCACCGCCTCCAGGAGAGCCTGGACACCCCCACGACAGGACCACGAGATGCTGGAGAGGACCACGCAGCCTCAGCGTCGCCTTAAAGCCGAGCCCGGCGCCCGGCGCTCCGTGCCCTGCCCGCACTGTTCCCGGGCTGGCAccgccccgctgtccccacgctgtccccgaggggggacagggggtcaCCCCGTCCGCTcaggagctcccagagctgtcccaacACTTGGCTgtgccctctgtcccctcctgccctgctggctgccaccccctccagcagcaccggGACCCTTTTCCATGGGGGGTgggagctcagggcactgagCCACGAGGGTCTGGCACCAGTGGGGGGCTGCTGGTGGGCActgggtgtccccacagctgtccctgggtgtccccacagctgttcctgcctgtcctcactgtccccttTCGCTTGGTGgcttcccctcctttccccccagctctgccttcgCCCTCTCCCCCAGGGTCAGGGGGGTCCAGGAGGGTCCAGGAGGGTCCAGGGGGTCAGTCCTGACTGTCCCCACCTCTGTCCTCCTCCCTTGgccgtgtccccaccccaggaggagctgcccaATtccaggacagggcacagcctcacccccctgccctgctgagccccgTCCAGCTCAATCAgagccctgtcctggctgtggggaCAAGGTGACTGTCCCCTGTCTGGGCACAGGGACCtcccccagagctctgtgtccccGTCCTGGCTGTGGGGACGAGGTGACTGTCCCCTGTCTGGGCACAGGGACCTCCCCAGCCGgacccagggctgctgctgacagctggaatttgggggtggCGGATCTGGGGGGgttgtgctggagcaggggcagcaccCTCAGGGTCTGGGGATGCTCCTGTCCCTTCTGGACCTGGAGATGTCCCCACCCAAGCCCAGTGTGGTGAAGGCCaggccctgctctctgctccaaaAAGTCACTTTTATTGTGCCAAGGGACAGGGGGAGGAACGATTGTAAACAGGGATGTGAATTATACAGGTTAAGTTACTCGTCGTCTTATTAACAAAATAAAGCTCTATCTATATTTacaatctttaaaaaacaaaacaacaaccccaaaaaaaaaaaccaaaaaaagaaagaaaaataaatggaagagagacaggaagagctgcagctgtaGGGAGGGGGCACATCTGCttccagtccctctgcagcacagccctggagctgggacccctcccagggacccctgtccctcctcagggacccctcccagggacccctgtccttcccagggacccctcccaggGACCCCTGTCCCTCCCAAGGATCCCTGTCCTTCCCAGAGACCCCAGCCTCGGCCCCAGGAGTTGGGAATAAATAAAGCACTGACACggggcaggggaggaggtgTAATGTCCCCTAGGATGtcccctgggatgtccccacgccagtgtccccagcactggggtgcTGATGCTGCCGAGCTTCGGATCCCCACCCTGGGTTGGGGACAAGGGGAcggagggacaaggggacagagGCTGGTGTCGCTTTgtgcagctgccagcccaggtgGCCGTGActcccccggtgtccccagccctgtgtcactgtccccatggtgtcctcagccctgtcactgtccccacagtgtccccagccctgtcacagTCCCCGTGGTGTTCCCCCAACTGTCACAGTCCTcatggtgtccccagccctgttgCTGTCCCTACAGTGTCcctcctgctgtcactgtccccgtgtTGCCTCCAGCCCTGTCACAGTCCCTACAGTGTCCCTAGCCCTGCCACAGTTCCCgtggtgtccccagcctgtcgctgtccccgcggtgtcccaGGCTCGAGGTCTGTTCCcggctgctgccacagggaggTGCCGGAGCTCCGCGCAcggagggacacggggggggacacgggcagggagAGAGCGACCGTGCACAGCTGGACATGGCACAGCTGAACACGGGACACACAGCTGGACACTGTGCACAGCTGGACACTGCACAGCTGGACACCCCTAACTCTCACCAGGACACCACACCCACACACCTGcacactgcacacacacctggacactgCACAAACACCCCTGGACACCCCGAAATCTCACCTGGACACCCCAAACTCTCACCTGGACACCCTGAACTCTGACTTGGACACCTTGAACTCTCACCTGCACACCTGGACACCCCTGGACACCCCGAACTCTCACCTGGACACCCTCATGCCCAGCCACACCTCACCCCAACCCCTCCAGAACGGGCTCTGACCAGAGCACGCTCATTTTCCCCAATaattcatttttcccccctaagGGCCATTTTTACTCCCtccctgtcaccctgcagggctcaggtgGAGCCAAACTCCAGGGCCAGGTGCCCAGGGACAGGCGGGGATGTCCCCCACGAGcgggggctgccagggcaggaacagcccccGCTTTATTCCCAAagtggggcagagctgccgGGAGCACAAAGAGCCCCGAGGAGCCCTTGGCCggagccagggccaggctggagctaAAATTGGCTcgctgggaattcctggcagGCTCCAAAGAGCGAGCGGGAAGCGCGACAGGGAGGTCACACCAGGATAGAGGAGGGACGAGCGTGTCcccaccccgtgtccccaccccgtgtccccaccccgtgtccccagggctgggagatgcTCTGGAGGTTCCCTGCACCCCCTCAGGGGGTGACAACACAGCAGCCGTGTCACCAAATCTCCAGGCTCGGTGGCCtcagccccaggtgccaccaaAGCAAGACCAGTCCTgaccacccaaaatcccaggtGGGACCCCAGTGCGGGTGGGCAGCTCTCCCGTGGCTGAGCGGCTCCTGtgacagccagccctgccaccccctcggctgtcccctgtccccctcagTCCGTCAGCACCACCAGCTCGCCGTCGCTCTTGTCCTCGCCCTCCGAGTCCTCGTCCTCGCTGTAGCGGTACATGTCCCCCTCGGCCACCGAGTGCCCGTCGTCCCCGGCGTCCCCGTCCTTGAGGCTGCGGGTGTTGACGATGACGGGCATGGTGGGGTCCACGCCGCGGGGCAGGTAATGCtccaggaggggagggggcagctgcACGCCCACCGGCCGCGGGTACAGCACGTCCGAGGAGCTGGGGGGCACCTGGCTGCCCTGCGGCCTGCGGGACACGGGGGGTGGGCGGTCAGGGGGCAGGGTTGGCACCCAGGGGGTATTctgtgaggggcaggggggTATGAGGCCCATGGGCAGGAGGTGGGcaccaaccccaaaaacatcagGTGGGCACCGACCCCAAAAATATCAGGTGGGTACCAACCCCATGGACACCAACCCCATGGGCACAAAGTGGGCACCAACCCCATAAACATCAGGTGGGcaccaaccccaaaaatatcagtTGGGCACCAACCCTATGGGCACGAGGTGGGCACCAACCTCATCGAAATCAGGTGGGcaccaaccccaaaaatatcaggTGGGCACCAACCCCATGGGCACAAGGTGGGCACCAACCCCATAAACATCAGGTAAGCACCAACCCCATGGGCACCAGGCAAGTCCCACCCCACTGGTGCAGATGAGCACAAATGCCATGGGCATCAGGTGGCCACAAACCCCATGGTGACCAGGTGAATACCCACGTCACCAGGTGGATACAAACCCCATGGGCACCAGGTGAACACCCAGCAATGTTACCTGGTCACCATGGACACAAACCTTATGGTGACCAGGTGAGGTCTCACTTGTCACCAGGTAAACATCCATGTCACCAGGTGAGTACCCATGTCACCAGGTGAGAGCACACCAATGTCACCAGATGAACACCCACATCACCAGATGAACACCCATGTCACCAGGTGAACACCCATGTCACAAGGTGAGAACACACCAATGTCACCAGGTGAACACCCACATCACCAGGTGAACATCCATGTCACCAGATGAACACCAATGTCACCACGTGAACCTCCATGTCATCAGGTGAGGGCCCACCCTTGTCACCAGGTGAGAGCACACCAATGTCACCAGGTAAACACCAATGTCACCAGATGAACACCCATGTCACCAGGTGGGTACCCATGTCACAAGGTGAGTGCACACCAATGTCACCAGGTGAAAAGCCATGTCACCAGGTCACAAATGTCACCAGGTGAACATCCATATCACAAGGTGAGTGCACACCCTTGTCACCAGATGAATACCCACATCACCAGGTGAACACCCACGTCACCAGTTGATCCCCACCCCCTCACCACGCAAACCCCATCCCCTCACAGATCCcggcacacccagcacaccccgTATCAATCAATTACCCAATCAAATATCCCTGCCTGG
Protein-coding sequences here:
- the ETNK2 gene encoding LOW QUALITY PROTEIN: ethanolamine kinase 2 (The sequence of the model RefSeq protein was modified relative to this genomic sequence to represent the inferred CDS: inserted 2 bases in 1 codon), producing MQIPAPGAGAAXAGEAGGRRAGDSWLPTGGGSSPRPPAPRSPRHMGRGSGNAELAMAAAPVRCPDCPGPERGGGGGTPPVPHLAIAVDEGDVLPGALRIVRQLRPAWEPATVKTKLFTDGITNKLVACYRDEAMGDALLVRVYGRRTELLVDRETELRNFQVLRAHGCAPDLYCAFQNGLCYQFLPGTALGPQHVRDPHIFRLVAREMARVHAIHANGSLPRPILWQKLHKYLSLVKTELSPKVSEPRLPEDVPSPEALQQELLWMQETLSQLGSPVVLCHNDLLCKNIIYDSSRGRVRFIDYEYTGYNYQAFDIGNHFNEFAGVKEVDYGLYPSKEMQLQWLHSYLQAYKELTQGHPGDAQVAEEELENLYVQVNKFSLASHFLWACWGLIQDKYSTIDFNFLRYAKLRFKQYFKMKPVVSALQVPK